One Streptomyces sp. V4I8 genomic window carries:
- a CDS encoding MFS transporter, with the protein MTSPAATAPRIPEAVHRRRWAILGVLMLSLLIVVLDNSILNVAIKTISTPAPTGLGATQSELEWAINAYTLVFAGLLFSAGILGDRLGRKKVLLGGLAVFGIGSALAAFSGSPGELIAFRAVMGLGAAFVMPATLAVLMNVFERDEQPKAIGIWAGGVGLAIAIGPITGGVLLDHFWWGSVFLINVPIVLLALALMLWLVPDSRDPNPGRIDPIGVVLSVVGLVLLVYGIIKGGQLADFTDVTVLVTIAAGLAVLAAFVVFEKRSDHPSIDVTYFRNKVFSAAIGVIALVFFALMGVTFFSVFYTQSVRGYSPLETGLLMLPLAAAQMIFAPRARLVVDRFGNRATTTGAMLLIALTLAAFATFEADTPIWLLEVVFFLMGAAMAHIMTPVSVVIMQALPREKAGSASALSNTFRQVGGALGIAVLGSVMSTTYRNGIEDRLTVLPEGVRHTAGESIEATLGFADRLGPKGESLVGAAHDAFLHSMHVTALWGAGVAVLGAVVVALFLPGRPTAPQDDEGKRELVAAE; encoded by the coding sequence ATGACTTCTCCCGCCGCCACAGCCCCCCGCATACCGGAAGCCGTGCACCGGCGCCGCTGGGCGATCCTCGGCGTGCTGATGCTGAGCCTGCTGATCGTCGTCCTCGACAACTCCATCCTGAACGTCGCCATCAAGACCATCTCGACCCCGGCCCCGACCGGCCTGGGCGCCACCCAGAGCGAGCTGGAGTGGGCGATCAACGCCTACACCCTCGTCTTCGCCGGCCTGCTGTTCAGCGCGGGCATCCTCGGTGACCGCCTCGGCCGCAAGAAGGTCCTGCTCGGCGGGCTCGCGGTCTTCGGCATCGGCTCCGCCCTCGCCGCGTTCTCCGGCTCGCCCGGCGAGCTGATCGCCTTCCGCGCGGTGATGGGCCTCGGTGCCGCGTTCGTCATGCCGGCCACCCTCGCCGTGCTGATGAACGTCTTCGAGCGCGACGAGCAGCCCAAGGCCATCGGCATCTGGGCCGGCGGCGTCGGACTCGCCATCGCCATCGGGCCGATCACCGGCGGTGTGCTGCTCGACCACTTCTGGTGGGGCTCGGTCTTCCTCATCAACGTGCCGATCGTGCTGCTCGCGCTCGCGCTGATGCTGTGGCTGGTCCCGGACTCGCGGGACCCGAACCCCGGCCGCATCGACCCCATCGGCGTCGTGCTGTCCGTCGTCGGGCTCGTCCTTCTCGTCTACGGCATCATCAAGGGCGGTCAGCTCGCCGACTTCACGGACGTGACGGTGCTGGTGACCATCGCCGCCGGGCTCGCCGTCCTCGCCGCCTTCGTCGTGTTCGAGAAGCGCAGCGACCATCCGTCCATCGACGTCACCTACTTCCGCAACAAGGTCTTCTCGGCCGCGATCGGTGTGATCGCGCTGGTCTTCTTCGCCCTGATGGGCGTGACCTTCTTCTCGGTCTTCTACACCCAGAGCGTGCGTGGCTACTCGCCGTTGGAGACCGGTCTGCTGATGCTGCCGCTCGCCGCCGCCCAGATGATCTTCGCGCCGCGCGCCCGGCTCGTCGTCGACCGGTTCGGCAACCGGGCCACGACCACCGGCGCCATGCTGCTCATCGCGCTCACCCTGGCCGCCTTCGCCACGTTCGAGGCGGACACGCCCATCTGGCTGCTGGAGGTCGTCTTCTTCCTCATGGGCGCCGCGATGGCGCACATCATGACCCCGGTCAGCGTCGTCATCATGCAGGCCCTGCCCCGCGAGAAGGCCGGTTCCGCCTCCGCCCTCAGCAACACCTTCCGCCAGGTCGGCGGCGCGCTGGGCATCGCCGTACTCGGCTCCGTCATGTCGACCACCTACCGGAACGGCATCGAGGACCGGCTCACGGTGCTTCCGGAGGGCGTACGGCACACCGCGGGCGAGTCCATCGAGGCCACGCTCGGTTTCGCGGACCGGCTCGGCCCGAAGGGCGAGTCCCTCGTCGGCGCGGCCCACGACGCCTTCCTGCACTCCATGCACGTCACGGCGCTGTGGGGCGCGGGCGTCGCGGTGCTCGGCGCGGTGGTCGTGGCGCTCTTCCTGCCGGGGAGGCCGACGGCACCTCAGGACGACGAGGGGAAGCGGGAGTTGGTGGCCGCCGAGTAG
- a CDS encoding ATP-binding cassette domain-containing protein — protein sequence MTRIDKNPGGASTAVSVRGLVKHYGETKALDGVDLDVREGTVMGVLGPNGAGKTTLVRILSTLLAPDAGQAVVAGYDVVRQPRQLRRVIGLTGQYASVDEKLPGWENLYLIGRLLDLPRKDARARADELLERFSLTEAAKRPASTYSGGMRRRLDLAASMIGRPAVLFLDEPTTGLDPRTRNEVWDEVKAMVGDGVTVLLTTQYMEEAEQLASELTVVDRGKVIAGGGIEELKAKVGGRTLRVRPADALQLRPLARYLDDLGITGLATTTVDTETGTLLVPVLSDEQLTAIVGAVTAQGITLASITTELPSLDEVFLSLTGHRASAPQDATPADAREEVAV from the coding sequence ATGACGCGAATCGACAAGAACCCGGGCGGTGCGAGCACGGCCGTCTCGGTACGGGGGTTGGTCAAGCACTACGGCGAGACCAAGGCGCTGGACGGTGTGGACCTGGATGTGCGCGAGGGCACCGTCATGGGGGTGCTCGGGCCGAACGGGGCCGGGAAGACCACCCTGGTGCGGATCCTGTCCACACTGCTGGCGCCGGACGCCGGACAGGCCGTCGTCGCCGGATACGACGTCGTACGGCAGCCTCGGCAGCTGCGGCGGGTTATCGGGCTCACCGGGCAGTACGCCTCGGTGGACGAGAAGCTTCCGGGGTGGGAGAACCTGTATCTGATCGGGCGGCTGCTCGATCTGCCCCGGAAGGACGCCCGCGCGCGTGCCGATGAGCTGCTGGAGCGGTTCTCGCTGACCGAGGCGGCGAAGCGGCCCGCCTCGACCTACTCCGGCGGCATGCGGCGACGGCTCGACCTGGCCGCCTCCATGATCGGGCGGCCCGCGGTCCTCTTCCTCGACGAGCCGACCACCGGGCTGGACCCGCGTACCCGCAACGAGGTGTGGGACGAGGTCAAGGCCATGGTCGGGGACGGTGTGACCGTGCTGCTCACCACCCAGTACATGGAGGAGGCCGAGCAGCTCGCCTCCGAACTGACCGTCGTCGACCGGGGCAAGGTCATCGCGGGCGGGGGCATCGAGGAGCTCAAGGCCAAGGTCGGCGGGCGGACCCTGCGCGTGCGGCCGGCCGACGCCCTGCAGCTGCGGCCCCTCGCCCGATACCTCGACGACCTCGGCATCACCGGCCTCGCCACCACCACCGTGGACACCGAGACCGGCACCCTCCTCGTCCCGGTCCTCAGCGACGAGCAGCTCACCGCCATCGTCGGCGCGGTCACCGCGCAGGGCATCACGCTCGCCTCCATCACCACCGAACTGCCCAGCCTGGACGAGGTGTTCCTGTCCCTCACCGGCCACCGCGCCAGTGCCCCGCAGGACGCCACGCCCGCCGACGCCCGCGAGGAGGTCGCCGTATGA
- a CDS encoding MFS transporter has product MPLALLALAVGAFGIGTTEFVMMGLLPEVANDLSISIPTAGHLVSAYALGVVIGAPLLAAVTARMPRRTVLIGLMALFVAGNALSAFAPDYHWLVAARFLSGLPHGAFFGVGAVVATNMVAPERKARSVSLMFLGLTMANVAGVPVATLMGQSMGWRATFLGVSAIGLAAMAALALLIPRGEAHTAPAAGLRGELAALRSLPVWLALGTTVAGFGALFAAYSYITPMLTDAAGYADASVTLLLALFGVGATVGNLLGGRLADHSMRRTLFGGLLSLAAVLALFPVLMSTAWSAALAVALLGMAAFVTGSPLNLMVMEKASSAPSLASSANQAAFNLANAGGAWIGGLALAAGFGVTSPALVGATLAVLGLGVASVAYAVDRRRGAPLGGRERVVAGRVPERAETVRH; this is encoded by the coding sequence ATGCCCCTGGCCCTGCTCGCCCTGGCCGTCGGCGCCTTCGGCATAGGTACGACCGAGTTCGTGATGATGGGCCTCCTGCCCGAAGTCGCGAACGACCTGAGCATCTCGATCCCCACCGCCGGGCACCTGGTCTCGGCGTACGCGCTGGGCGTCGTCATCGGCGCCCCGCTGCTGGCGGCGGTCACGGCACGCATGCCGCGCCGCACGGTCCTGATCGGCCTCATGGCCCTGTTCGTCGCGGGCAACGCCCTGTCGGCCTTCGCCCCCGACTACCACTGGCTGGTGGCCGCCCGCTTCCTGAGCGGTCTGCCGCACGGCGCCTTCTTCGGTGTCGGCGCGGTCGTGGCGACGAACATGGTCGCGCCGGAGCGCAAGGCCCGCTCCGTGTCGCTGATGTTCCTGGGCCTGACGATGGCCAACGTCGCGGGCGTGCCGGTGGCCACGCTCATGGGGCAGAGCATGGGCTGGCGGGCGACCTTCCTCGGCGTGAGCGCGATCGGCCTGGCCGCGATGGCGGCGCTGGCGCTGCTCATCCCGCGCGGTGAGGCGCACACCGCTCCGGCGGCCGGCCTGCGCGGCGAGCTGGCCGCGCTGCGCTCCCTGCCGGTGTGGCTGGCGCTCGGCACCACGGTCGCGGGCTTCGGCGCGCTCTTCGCCGCGTACAGCTACATCACGCCGATGCTGACCGACGCCGCCGGGTACGCCGACGCCAGCGTGACGCTGCTGCTGGCGCTGTTCGGCGTGGGCGCGACCGTCGGCAACCTGCTGGGCGGGCGGCTGGCGGACCACTCGATGCGCAGGACCCTGTTCGGCGGCCTGCTCTCGCTGGCCGCGGTGCTGGCCCTGTTCCCGGTCCTGATGTCCACGGCGTGGAGCGCGGCCCTGGCGGTGGCGCTGCTCGGCATGGCGGCGTTCGTGACCGGCTCCCCGCTCAACCTGATGGTGATGGAGAAGGCGTCGTCGGCTCCGTCCCTGGCCTCCTCCGCCAACCAGGCGGCCTTCAACCTCGCGAACGCGGGCGGCGCCTGGATCGGCGGCCTCGCTCTCGCGGCCGGCTTCGGCGTGACGTCGCCGGCGCTGGTCGGAGCCACGCTGGCCGTGCTAGGGCTCGGGGTCGCGTCGGTCGCGTACGCGGTGGACCGACGCCGGGGCGCTCCGCTCGGTGGGCGGGAGCGTGTGGTTGCGGGGCGTGTTCCGGAGCGGGCCGAAACGGTTCGGCACTGA
- a CDS encoding endonuclease/exonuclease/phosphatase family protein: MAQQAYVTETDNGGSGPERRESGLRRLTNLLKGLVAGWRGDPRVWRRGIVLAALAVVLALVMGLHAKIPNAIGNLGSLTETFLPWLGLCVPVLLLLALVRKSATALIAVLLPAIVWLNLFGGQLTDKTGAGGDLTVATHNVNADNADPAGTAQDVAASGADVVALEELTTAAVPTYEKALGSTYRYHSVQGTVGLWSKYPLSGVKPVDIELGWTRAMRAAVATPAGQVAVYVAHLPSVRVKVEAGFTARQRDKSANALGEAIAHEPVRKVVLLGDLNGTMNDRALRAVTAQMRSTQGASGSGMGFSWPASFPMARIDQIMVKGVEPMSSWTLPATGSDHLPVAARVKVDTSAS; encoded by the coding sequence ATGGCGCAGCAGGCGTACGTGACGGAGACGGACAACGGCGGCTCGGGTCCCGAGCGCCGGGAATCTGGGCTCCGGCGCCTGACGAACCTCCTGAAGGGCCTGGTGGCGGGCTGGCGCGGCGACCCACGCGTCTGGCGGCGCGGCATCGTGCTGGCCGCCCTCGCGGTGGTTCTCGCCCTGGTGATGGGGCTGCACGCGAAGATCCCGAACGCGATCGGCAACCTCGGCAGCCTGACCGAGACGTTCCTGCCCTGGCTGGGCCTGTGCGTCCCGGTGCTGCTCCTGCTGGCCCTGGTGCGGAAGTCCGCGACCGCGCTCATCGCCGTACTGCTCCCGGCGATCGTGTGGCTGAACCTCTTCGGCGGCCAGCTCACCGACAAGACCGGCGCCGGCGGCGATCTGACGGTGGCCACGCACAACGTCAACGCCGACAACGCCGATCCGGCCGGCACCGCCCAGGACGTGGCCGCGTCCGGCGCGGACGTCGTGGCCCTGGAGGAGCTGACGACGGCGGCGGTCCCGACGTACGAGAAGGCGCTCGGGTCGACGTACAGGTACCACTCGGTGCAGGGCACGGTCGGGCTGTGGAGCAAGTACCCGCTGAGCGGGGTCAAGCCCGTCGACATCGAGCTGGGCTGGACCCGCGCCATGCGGGCCGCGGTGGCCACGCCGGCCGGGCAGGTCGCGGTGTACGTCGCCCACCTGCCGTCGGTGCGGGTGAAGGTGGAGGCCGGGTTCACCGCCCGGCAGCGCGACAAGAGCGCCAACGCACTGGGCGAGGCCATCGCCCACGAGCCGGTGCGGAAGGTCGTCCTGCTCGGCGATCTGAACGGCACGATGAACGACCGCGCCCTGCGCGCCGTCACCGCCCAGATGCGCTCCACGCAGGGCGCTTCGGGCAGCGGGATGGGGTTCAGCTGGCCGGCGTCGTTCCCGATGGCGCGGATCGACCAGATCATGGTGAAGGGCGTCGAGCCGATGAGCTCGTGGACGCTGCCGGCGACCGGGAGCGACCATCTGCCGGTCGCGGCGCGTGTGAAGGTCGACACATCCGCGTCCTGA
- a CDS encoding ABC transporter permease, translating into MSATTLSTAPTATGTADARITLRGHLRHTGALVRRNLLWIRQDPESMADALLMPVIFTLLFVFVFGGSIGQALGGGQDQYVQYVIPGMIAMMSMTLSQGVGTGFSQDFNSGVMDRFRSLPIGRGSVLFAKISVELLRMLFATTVLMIVSVAVGFDITNWPGLFATVALSTAFASSIMWVFLTLGVIMKNAQSVQAMGFLVLFPLQFGSSIFAPTTSMPGWLQAFTDYNPLSTLADAARGLMVGGPVAHDLWVTLAWSVAITAIMAPVAIHKFRTKS; encoded by the coding sequence ATGAGCGCCACCACCCTGTCCACCGCGCCCACGGCCACCGGCACCGCCGACGCCCGCATCACCCTGCGCGGACACCTGCGGCACACCGGTGCCCTCGTCCGCCGCAACCTGCTGTGGATCCGGCAGGACCCGGAGTCGATGGCCGACGCGCTGCTGATGCCGGTCATCTTCACCCTGCTGTTCGTGTTCGTGTTCGGCGGCTCGATCGGGCAGGCGCTCGGCGGCGGTCAGGACCAGTACGTGCAGTACGTGATCCCCGGCATGATCGCGATGATGAGCATGACGCTGTCCCAGGGCGTCGGCACGGGCTTCAGCCAGGACTTCAACTCCGGTGTGATGGACCGCTTCCGGTCACTGCCGATCGGGCGCGGCTCGGTGCTCTTCGCGAAGATCTCGGTGGAGCTGCTGCGGATGCTGTTCGCGACCACCGTGCTGATGATCGTCTCCGTGGCGGTCGGGTTCGACATCACCAACTGGCCCGGTCTGTTCGCGACGGTGGCCCTGTCCACGGCGTTCGCCTCGTCGATCATGTGGGTGTTCCTCACCCTCGGCGTGATCATGAAGAACGCGCAGTCCGTGCAGGCGATGGGCTTCCTGGTGCTGTTCCCGCTCCAGTTCGGCTCGTCGATCTTCGCGCCGACGACGTCGATGCCGGGCTGGCTGCAGGCCTTCACCGACTACAACCCGCTGTCCACCCTCGCAGACGCCGCGCGCGGCCTGATGGTGGGCGGGCCGGTGGCGCACGACCTGTGGGTGACGCTGGCCTGGTCGGTGGCCATCACGGCGATCATGGCACCGGTGGCCATCCACAAGTTCCGTACGAAGAGCTGA
- a CDS encoding DUF305 domain-containing protein: MKRHVGGIAGTAAAVLVAVGALTYAVAEDGGSGATPSADSADAGFARDMAVHHQQAVEMSFIVRDRTDDKDVRLLAYDIAQTQANQRGMLLGWLDLWRLPKVSSDPPMTWMGMGDMPSAGDGSLMPGMATRTELKKLESLSGKQAEILYLQLMTDHHKGGIHMAEGCVDKCTVGVEKQLAQGMVDAQQSEIDLMTEMLAERRAKPRS, encoded by the coding sequence GGCGGGATCGCCGGGACCGCGGCGGCCGTGCTCGTCGCGGTCGGCGCGCTCACCTACGCGGTCGCCGAGGACGGCGGTTCGGGCGCGACGCCGAGCGCCGACTCGGCGGACGCCGGGTTCGCGCGCGACATGGCGGTGCACCACCAGCAGGCCGTGGAGATGTCGTTCATCGTGCGGGACCGCACCGATGACAAGGACGTGCGGCTCCTGGCGTACGACATCGCGCAGACGCAGGCCAACCAGCGCGGCATGCTGCTGGGCTGGCTGGACCTGTGGAGGCTGCCGAAGGTGTCGTCGGACCCGCCGATGACCTGGATGGGCATGGGCGACATGCCCTCCGCCGGGGACGGCTCGCTGATGCCGGGCATGGCGACCAGGACCGAGCTGAAGAAGCTGGAGAGCCTCAGCGGCAAGCAGGCCGAGATTCTCTATCTCCAGTTGATGACGGACCATCACAAGGGCGGCATCCACATGGCCGAGGGCTGTGTCGACAAGTGCACGGTCGGTGTGGAGAAGCAGCTCGCGCAGGGCATGGTGGACGCGCAGCAGTCGGAGATCGACCTGATGACGGAGATGCTGGCGGAGCGGCGCGCGAAGCCGCGGTCGTAA
- a CDS encoding TetR/AcrR family transcriptional regulator — protein sequence MSLADSHPRPDGPVRGRPRSEAVERAIMEGILKLLEDGVPLAELSIERIARTAGVGKATIYRRWSGKEELFVDVVRAAEPPDPELPGTSVRDDLVALLEQLRQRGVMTRSSVLLHNVIAQMKSTPKIWDAYHAIVLEPRRRKQHAILRRGQENGELRTDIDVDVMNDMIFGPMLVRAVMRPDADLPQGLAEQMVDTVLEGLRPVSSRTP from the coding sequence GTGAGTCTCGCCGACAGCCACCCCCGGCCGGACGGCCCGGTCAGGGGCCGCCCCCGCAGCGAGGCCGTGGAACGGGCCATCATGGAGGGCATCCTGAAGCTGCTGGAGGACGGCGTGCCGCTCGCGGAGCTGTCCATCGAGCGGATCGCCCGGACGGCGGGCGTCGGCAAGGCCACCATCTACCGCCGCTGGAGCGGCAAGGAGGAGCTCTTCGTCGACGTCGTGCGCGCCGCCGAGCCCCCGGACCCCGAGCTGCCCGGCACCTCGGTGCGCGACGATCTCGTGGCGCTGCTGGAGCAGTTGCGCCAACGCGGCGTGATGACCCGTTCGTCGGTGCTCCTGCACAACGTCATCGCCCAGATGAAGAGCACACCGAAGATCTGGGACGCCTACCACGCGATCGTCCTCGAGCCGCGGCGCAGAAAACAGCACGCAATCCTGCGCCGCGGGCAGGAGAACGGCGAACTGCGCACGGACATCGATGTCGACGTGATGAACGACATGATCTTCGGCCCGATGCTGGTGCGTGCCGTCATGCGACCGGACGCCGACCTTCCGCAGGGGCTGGCGGAGCAGATGGTCGACACCGTGCTCGAAGGCCTACGGCCCGTCAGTTCACGCACCCCGTAG
- the panB gene encoding 3-methyl-2-oxobutanoate hydroxymethyltransferase yields MTQLSAAQTPQAKPSDGSKALYGGKGTRRITVRDIALAKERGEKWPMLTAYDAMTASVFDEAGIPVMLVGDSAGNCHLGYETTVPVTLDEMTMLSAAVVRGTSRALIVGDLPFGSYQEGPVQALRSAIRLVKEAGVGAVKLEGGERSHEQIRLLVESGIPVMAHIGLTPQSVNAMGYRVQGRGEEAAQQLLRDAKSVQDAGAFAVVLELVPAELAAEVTRVLHIPTVGIGAGADTDAQVLVWTDMLGLTGGRVPKFVKQYANLREVMGNAAKAFAEDVVGGTFPLEEHSVH; encoded by the coding sequence ATGACGCAGCTTTCGGCTGCCCAGACGCCTCAGGCGAAGCCCTCCGACGGCAGCAAGGCGCTGTACGGGGGGAAGGGAACCCGCCGCATCACCGTCCGGGACATCGCCCTCGCCAAGGAGCGGGGCGAGAAGTGGCCCATGCTCACCGCCTACGACGCGATGACCGCGTCCGTCTTCGACGAGGCCGGCATCCCGGTCATGCTCGTCGGCGACTCGGCGGGCAACTGTCACCTCGGGTACGAGACCACCGTGCCCGTCACGCTCGACGAGATGACCATGCTGTCGGCCGCCGTCGTACGGGGCACCTCGCGCGCCCTGATCGTCGGCGACCTGCCCTTCGGGTCGTACCAGGAGGGCCCGGTCCAGGCGCTGCGCTCGGCGATCCGGCTGGTCAAGGAGGCGGGCGTCGGCGCCGTGAAGCTGGAGGGCGGCGAGCGCTCGCACGAACAGATCCGGCTGCTGGTCGAGTCCGGCATCCCGGTCATGGCCCACATCGGCCTCACCCCCCAGTCCGTCAACGCCATGGGCTACCGCGTCCAGGGCCGCGGCGAGGAGGCGGCCCAGCAGCTGCTGCGCGACGCGAAGTCCGTCCAGGACGCGGGCGCGTTCGCGGTCGTCCTGGAGCTGGTCCCGGCGGAGCTCGCGGCCGAGGTCACCCGTGTCCTCCACATCCCGACGGTCGGCATCGGCGCCGGTGCGGACACGGACGCGCAGGTCCTCGTCTGGACGGACATGCTGGGCCTGACCGGCGGCCGCGTCCCCAAGTTCGTCAAGCAGTACGCCAACCTCCGCGAGGTCATGGGCAACGCGGCGAAGGCGTTCGCGGAGGACGTGGTCGGCGGGACGTTCCCGCTGGAGGAGCACTCCGTGCACTGA